One Picosynechococcus sp. PCC 7002 genomic window, CGCAGGTGTTAGAGTCGATGGCTGAGGTGGTCTGTTATGTGAAAAACCAGGGGTTAGGCTTCTTTATTCCCTACACGATGGCAGGTCAATCGAAAAACTATATGCCGGATTTTATCGCCAGAGTTGATGATGGTCATGGGGAAGATGATCTCCTAAATTTGATCGTGGAGGTTTCCGGGGAAGCACGACGGGATAAGGCGATTAAGGTACAGACCGCTCGAAATTTCTGGTTGCCTGCGGTGAATGGTCATGGTGGGTTGGGTCGGTGGGAGTTTATCAATATCACTGACCCGTGGGATGCTGAAAATACCATTCGGGCAGCACTCCGAACGAAAGATTTCAATCAGTTTGAAGGTCATTTATTGAAGTATCAAGGGGAGTAAGCCATGAATTTAGCGTTAACCATCCACTATCCTGAACATTTCCCGGATGCCCTCGGTGAATCCCAGACTGAGTTTGAGGAGGAGGCGAAGTGGTCGATGGCGGTGAAATTATTTGAGCGGAAACGGCTTTCTTCCGGGATGGCGGCGATGTTACTGGGCGTGGATCGGGTGACTTTTTTGTTGCGGCTTCAGGAGTTTGGTGTACCGATGATTGATCTCACAGAAGAAGAGGTTTTAGCGGATCTTGCCAATGCCTAGTCCTGAACGCATCGTGATCAATACTTCTCCCCTGTTAGCACTCATTGCGGCGCTGGGTGATCTGAGTCTATTGGGGCAGCTATACCCAGAGGTTTTGGTTCCCTATGAGGTGGGACAGGAGATTTTACGGGGTGGTCAGTCGGGTTTTGGGGTGATGGAATTTCAGCAAGCAACATCCCTCAAAAAGTTAGGTCAACCGCTCCAAATTGCGCCGTTATTGTTGAATTCGTTGGATTTAGGGGAGGCTTCGGTGATTCAGTTAGCGATGGATGAGGGGATTTCAACGGTTTGCATTGATGAGGCGATTGGTCGTCGCATTGCTCGTCTGAGTAATCTTCGGGTGACGGGTTCCATTGGGATTTTGCTCAGGGCAAAACGGGAGGGTTATCCGTTGGTAATGCGGGAGATGATTGCTCGGATGGTACAACGGGGCATTCGTCTGAGTGATGCGGTGATTCAAGTTGCATTAAAGGAAGCAGGGGAGGTTTAAGCCATGGCGAAGAAATCGACTAAAAAATCGACGACAAAAATTGAGAGTGTGAAGCATTCAGACCATCGCAAGAATATCCCCACTGATGAGTTAAAGGATTTTATGTCGGAGGAGCAACGGCAACAGAAATCTATGCTCTATCCCCGTGATACTTCCCTTGACCCGCAATTGGTTTGGAAGGGGAAGGACGAGCAGGATTCTCAGGATTTGGCGGTTCCCACTGTGCCGATTTATATCCAAGAGGAAATTCATCCCCATGCCATCATCGAAAATTTTCGGCAGCAGGTAAAAGCGAAGGAAGAGAAGGAAGCGGATACGCAACAGTTGGATTTGTTTGGTTCTAGTTTTGAGGAGCTAGATTTTGAGCAACAGATTGATTTTTATAATCATGATATTGGTTGGTCTAATCGGATGATTCTAGGGGATTCGTTGTTGGTGATGAACTCCCTAGCGGAAAAGGAAGGGTTAAAGGGTAAGGTGCAATGTATTTATCTTGACCCTCCCTATGGGATTAAGTTTGGCTCGAATTGGCAGGTTTCAACGCTGAAACGGGATGTTAAGGATGGTAATGCGGACAATGTGACCAGACAGCCGGAGCAGGTTAAGGCGTTTCGGGATACTTGGGAGTTAGGGATTCATTCTTATTTGGCTTATCTGCGAGATCGTCTTGTGGTGGCGAGGGAATTGTTAACGGAAACAGGGAGTTGTTTTGTTCAGATTGGTGATGAAAATGTTCATCTTGTTCGATGTTTGATGGATGAAGTTTTTGGAAGTGATAATTTTATAAATTTAATAACTGTTGTCAAAACAACGAGTGCAACAACATCATTACTGTCGGGTGTTTGTGATTATGTAGTCTGGTATGCCAAAGAAAAAAATAATGTTAAATATCGTCAACTTTTTTTTGAAAAAAAAATCGGTGGTCAAGGCGCATCAGCTTACAACAGAATCTTGCTAGAAAATGGTCTCAAAAAAACCATTAATCAGATTCCGAAACAACTTTTAGATAATACACGAGAGAAATACAAGTTCTATAGACTAAGTGACCTTAGAAGCTCAAGACCAGCACAACAGGGAGACTTGCAATCTTTTGAATTTGAAGGGATAAAATATAATCCGGGAAGAGGCACTTTTAAAACTGATTTAAAAGGATTTAAAAAATTAGTTTTATCTAACAGGCTAGAATCATCTGGGAAAAATTTAAATTATGTAAGGTTTATTGATGATTTTCCGGCATTTGAAATTACAAATAACTGGTCAGATTTAAGCAGTAGTGTTGGATCTGAAAAAATTTATGTTGTCCAAGGAAATCCAAAAATAACAGAACGTTGTATTCTCATGGCAACAGATCCAGGGGATTTAGTTTTAGATCCTACCTGTGGCTCTGGTACAACTGCCTATGTTGCTGAAGAATGGGGCAGAAGATGGATCACCATTGATACTAGTCGCGTTGCCCTTGCCTTAGCCCGCACTCGTTTAATGTCTGCCAAATTTGACTATTACCTGTTGGCAGACTCCGAAGAAGGCATCACCAAAGAAGCAGAAATCAGGGCAGAGGTTCCCCCAGTTAACCCCACTGTTAGCCACGATATCCGCAAAGGTTTTGTGTATAAGCGGGTTCCCCATATCACCCTGAAGGCGATAGCTAACAATGAAGAAATCGATGTCATTTACGACAAATGGCAGGCGAAACTAGAACCGATCCGCGCAGAACTCAATAAACTGCTGGGTAAAAAGTGGGAAGAATGGGAAATCCCCCGTGAACCCGACCAAAGCTTTAGCAAAGAAGCCACAAAATTATTAGAGCAGTGGTGGCAATATCGCATTAGTCGGCAGAAAGAAATTGATGACTCCATTGCCAGAAATGCCGACTACGAAACCCTGTACGACCAACCCTACACCGACAACAAACGCATTCGAGTTACAGGCAGATTCACCGTAGAGAGCCTATCCCCCCACCGTGTCCTATCCGCCGATGTCGAAGCACCCAAATCCGAGGATATTGGCACACAGCAAGCATCCGAACAATTTGAAACCCGCATTATCGAGAACCTACGCAAAGCAGGCGTACAGAACACCAAAAAAGGCGAAAAACTCAAATTCGATAACCTTGAACCCTATGCCGGAGTGTGGTTACAGGCAGAAGGCGAATATACCGATAACGATGGACAGGTGAAGCGCGTTGCCGTTTCCATTGGTTCCGAATATGGCACAGTCGGTTCAGACCAAATCAAGGAAGCTGCCAAAGAAGCGATTCAAGGCTTAGGCTATGACCTACTGATCATCTGTGGATTTGCCTTTGACCCCGGCGTAAACGAAGAATCCACCCGCTACGGCAAATTACAGGTACTCATCACCAAGATGAACCCCGATTTAATGCTGGGCGAAGAACTCCTGAAGAAGACCGGAGCCGGAAACCTGTTCATGGTCTTTGGGGAACCCGACATCGAGATCCAGCACCAAGACGACGGCAAGATCACCGTAGAACTAAAAGGACTAGACATCTATGACCCCACCACCGGAGAAATCCGCAGTAGTTCCCCAGATAAAGACATCGCCTGTTGGTTTATCGACACCGACTACAACGGCGAAAGCTTTTATGTACGCCATGCCTACTTCACCGGAGCCGGAGACCCCTATAAAAAACTCAAGAAAACCCTCAAAGCCGAAATCGACGAAGACCTATGGGAACAGCTTTATAGTCCCATTAGCCGACCATTCCCCCCACCCAAAGGCAAAGGTAAAGAACCCGGCAAGATTGCGGTCAAAGTGATTAACCACTACGGCGATGAAGTCCTGAAAATCTATTCTATTTAAGTTAAAGTATAAAAATATTAAAAATCTGAAGAGTATTTTAAAAATGTCAGATACATCAACAGCAATTAACAAAATCTATAAAGAGCGTCAAGAATTTATTATTTTAGGCTTGACTGGAAGAACAGGATCTGGATGTTCAACCGTAGCAGATATTTTAACTAAAAATAAAAAATATATAGAAGAAAATTGTAAAATAAATTATGGCTTCAATAATATTGAAGAAAGGAAAAACAAAATAGTATTTGATTATCTTCTAAGTAAATGGCAAAAATTCTACAAAATTTCAGTTACAGACATGCTCACACTGTTTATCATAGATAACTCAATTGATGAAGTTTGTGAATTCATATCTGAAGAATTTAAAAAATTCATGAACAATTCAGATAAAGACGTCTCAGATAGTAATGAACTTAAAAATAAGTTTAAAGAAAAATTAAAAAAAATTGATTATAAAAAAATAAAAAACAGTCGAGAAGAAAATAGAGGAAAACTCAAAAAAATTGAACAAAACGAAAAAGTAGACGAAGATTTAAAAGAAATTATTGAAAGCTCATACAATTTTTACTTTCATCAATTGCCCAAATTTTCAAAAAAGATTAAGATAGCAATTGACGAAGTTTATTCTGAAATGGGTTATACTGTCTTCTATCAACTAATTGGTGATAATATTCGATCATCTGGTAAAGCTTTTGATAATATATTCAATCCAGATGAGATGTATAATTTGTCTAAAATCATTAATAAATTCACCAAGTTAATAAGAAGAAAAGCACAAATTTCTGATGAAAATTGTCTAATTGTTATTGATGCCATAAGAAATCCCTTTGAAGCTTTTTATTTTAAGGACAGATACTCTGCTTTTTATCTGGTTTCTATTAACACAGAAGATAAAATAAGAAAAAATAGATTATTTACTAACCTGAAGAGAAACAAAGACGAGATTGATGCGATCGATAATAAAGAATATAAGAATAAATTAAAAAAAGAAAAAATATTTGTCTCGCAAAATATCCAGAAGTGTATTGAAATTTCAGACATTCATTTAACAAATCCAACATATGGCGAAAAAAATTATTCGTTTTTAATACAGCAATTATTTAGGTATATAACACTTATTATTCACCCTGGCTTAGTAACGCCAACACCCATTGAAAGATGTATGCAAATTACATATTCAGCAAAATTAAACTCTGGATGTATTTCTAGACAAGTTGGCGCAGTTATTACGGATGAAAACTATTCCGTTAAAGCTGTTGGTTGGAACGATACAGCTGCAGGTCAGATTCCCTGCTTACTGCGTAGTGCAGAAAGTTTATTGAAATTTGAGGATAAAGAAGCGTTTAGTGACTACGAAAATAACAATACTGGATTCAAAGAAGTGATGGAATCTAAGTATCAAAAAAATCTTGATAAAGATAAGCTAGATGGAAGAAATCTTTCTTATTGCTTTAAAGATGTTCAAAATTTTATAGAAAAAGAAAAAAATCAAGTTCACACAAGATCTCTCCATGCAGAAGAAAATGCTTTCTTACAAATTACAAAATATGGAGGAGAA contains:
- a CDS encoding UPF0175 family protein, which translates into the protein MNLALTIHYPEHFPDALGESQTEFEEEAKWSMAVKLFERKRLSSGMAAMLLGVDRVTFLLRLQEFGVPMIDLTEEEVLADLANA
- a CDS encoding DUF3368 domain-containing protein is translated as MPSPERIVINTSPLLALIAALGDLSLLGQLYPEVLVPYEVGQEILRGGQSGFGVMEFQQATSLKKLGQPLQIAPLLLNSLDLGEASVIQLAMDEGISTVCIDEAIGRRIARLSNLRVTGSIGILLRAKREGYPLVMREMIARMVQRGIRLSDAVIQVALKEAGEV
- a CDS encoding site-specific DNA-methyltransferase — encoded protein: MAKKSTKKSTTKIESVKHSDHRKNIPTDELKDFMSEEQRQQKSMLYPRDTSLDPQLVWKGKDEQDSQDLAVPTVPIYIQEEIHPHAIIENFRQQVKAKEEKEADTQQLDLFGSSFEELDFEQQIDFYNHDIGWSNRMILGDSLLVMNSLAEKEGLKGKVQCIYLDPPYGIKFGSNWQVSTLKRDVKDGNADNVTRQPEQVKAFRDTWELGIHSYLAYLRDRLVVARELLTETGSCFVQIGDENVHLVRCLMDEVFGSDNFINLITVVKTTSATTSLLSGVCDYVVWYAKEKNNVKYRQLFFEKKIGGQGASAYNRILLENGLKKTINQIPKQLLDNTREKYKFYRLSDLRSSRPAQQGDLQSFEFEGIKYNPGRGTFKTDLKGFKKLVLSNRLESSGKNLNYVRFIDDFPAFEITNNWSDLSSSVGSEKIYVVQGNPKITERCILMATDPGDLVLDPTCGSGTTAYVAEEWGRRWITIDTSRVALALARTRLMSAKFDYYLLADSEEGITKEAEIRAEVPPVNPTVSHDIRKGFVYKRVPHITLKAIANNEEIDVIYDKWQAKLEPIRAELNKLLGKKWEEWEIPREPDQSFSKEATKLLEQWWQYRISRQKEIDDSIARNADYETLYDQPYTDNKRIRVTGRFTVESLSPHRVLSADVEAPKSEDIGTQQASEQFETRIIENLRKAGVQNTKKGEKLKFDNLEPYAGVWLQAEGEYTDNDGQVKRVAVSIGSEYGTVGSDQIKEAAKEAIQGLGYDLLIICGFAFDPGVNEESTRYGKLQVLITKMNPDLMLGEELLKKTGAGNLFMVFGEPDIEIQHQDDGKITVELKGLDIYDPTTGEIRSSSPDKDIACWFIDTDYNGESFYVRHAYFTGAGDPYKKLKKTLKAEIDEDLWEQLYSPISRPFPPPKGKGKEPGKIAVKVINHYGDEVLKIYSI